One Vulpes lagopus strain Blue_001 chromosome 18, ASM1834538v1, whole genome shotgun sequence DNA window includes the following coding sequences:
- the OTOR gene encoding otoraplin, whose protein sequence is MARLLLLFLPGLVAICAVRGIFMDRLASKKLCADDECVYTISLARAQEDYNAPDCRFINVKKGQQIYVYSKLVKENGAGEFWAGSVYGDDHEDEMGTVGYFPSSLVEEQHVYQEATKEVPTTDIDFFCE, encoded by the exons atggCAAGACTATTATTACTTTTTCTCCCAGGTCTTGTGGCCATATGTGCCGTGCGTGGAATATTTATGGACAGACTTGCTTCCAAGAAGCTCTGTGCAGATGATGAGTGCGTGT ataCTATTTCTCTGGCCAGAGCTCAAGAAGATTACAATGCCCCAGACTGTAGGTTCATTAATGTGAAAAAAGGACAGCAGATTTACGTTTACTCGAAGCTGGTAAAAGAAAATGGAGCTGGAGAATTTTGGGCTGGCAGT GTTTATGGAGATGACCACGAGGATGAGATGGGAACCGTGGGCTATTTCCCCAGCAGCTTGGTGGAGGAGCAACACGTGTACCAAGAAGCCACCAAGGAAGTCCCCACCACG gacaTTGACTTCTTCTGTGAGTAA
- the SNRPB2 gene encoding U2 small nuclear ribonucleoprotein B'' isoform X1 gives MRALLRRLSFCLRVLVGSLNSLTANMDIRPNHTIYINNMNDKIKKEELKRSLYALFSQFGHVVDIVALKTMKMRGQAFVIFKELGSSTNALRQLQGFPFYGKPMRIQYAKTDSDIISKMRGTFADKEKKKEKKKAKTVEQTATTASKKPGQGTPNAANTQGNSTPNPQVPDYPPNYILFLNNLPEETNEMMLSMLFNQFPGFKEVRLVPGRHDIAFVEFENDGQAGAARDALQGFKITPSHAMKITYAKK, from the exons ATGAGAGCTTTGCTGCGACGTCTGTCGTTTTGTCTCCGAGTTCTAGTAG GCAGTTTGAACAGTTTAACTGCAAACATGGATATCAGACCAAATCATACAATTTACATTAACAATatgaatgacaaaattaaaaaagaag AATTGAAGAGATCCCTATACGCCCTGTTTTCTCAGTTTGGCCATGTGGTAGATATTGTAGCTTTAAAGACCATGAAGATGAGGGGGCAagcctttgttatttttaaggagCTGGGCTCATCCACAAATGCCTTGAGACAGTTACAAGGATTTCCATTTTATGGCAAACCAATG CGAATCCAGTATGCAAAAACAGATTCGGATATAATATCTAAAATGCGTGGCACTTTTGctgacaaagaaaagaagaaggaaaagaaaaaagcaaaaactgtggaacagactGCAACCACTGCAAGCAAAAAGCCTGGTCAG ggAACACCAAATGCAGCAAATACCCAAGGAAATTCAACACCAAATCCTCAG gTCCCTGATTACCCTCCAAACTATATTTTATTCCTCAACAATTTACCAGAAGAGACTAATGAGATGATGTTGTCTATGCTGTTTAATCA GTTTCCGGGCTTCAAAGAAGTACGTTTGGTACCTGGAAGGCATGACATTGCTTTTGTTGAATTTGAAAATGATGGACAGGCTGGAGCTGCCAGGGATGCTTTACAGGGATTTAAAATCACACCGTCTCATGCCATGAAGATCACATATGCCAAAAAATAA
- the SNRPB2 gene encoding U2 small nuclear ribonucleoprotein B'' isoform X2 has product MDIRPNHTIYINNMNDKIKKEELKRSLYALFSQFGHVVDIVALKTMKMRGQAFVIFKELGSSTNALRQLQGFPFYGKPMRIQYAKTDSDIISKMRGTFADKEKKKEKKKAKTVEQTATTASKKPGQGTPNAANTQGNSTPNPQVPDYPPNYILFLNNLPEETNEMMLSMLFNQFPGFKEVRLVPGRHDIAFVEFENDGQAGAARDALQGFKITPSHAMKITYAKK; this is encoded by the exons ATGGATATCAGACCAAATCATACAATTTACATTAACAATatgaatgacaaaattaaaaaagaag AATTGAAGAGATCCCTATACGCCCTGTTTTCTCAGTTTGGCCATGTGGTAGATATTGTAGCTTTAAAGACCATGAAGATGAGGGGGCAagcctttgttatttttaaggagCTGGGCTCATCCACAAATGCCTTGAGACAGTTACAAGGATTTCCATTTTATGGCAAACCAATG CGAATCCAGTATGCAAAAACAGATTCGGATATAATATCTAAAATGCGTGGCACTTTTGctgacaaagaaaagaagaaggaaaagaaaaaagcaaaaactgtggaacagactGCAACCACTGCAAGCAAAAAGCCTGGTCAG ggAACACCAAATGCAGCAAATACCCAAGGAAATTCAACACCAAATCCTCAG gTCCCTGATTACCCTCCAAACTATATTTTATTCCTCAACAATTTACCAGAAGAGACTAATGAGATGATGTTGTCTATGCTGTTTAATCA GTTTCCGGGCTTCAAAGAAGTACGTTTGGTACCTGGAAGGCATGACATTGCTTTTGTTGAATTTGAAAATGATGGACAGGCTGGAGCTGCCAGGGATGCTTTACAGGGATTTAAAATCACACCGTCTCATGCCATGAAGATCACATATGCCAAAAAATAA